The following are encoded together in the Kineosporiaceae bacterium genome:
- a CDS encoding Zn-dependent oligopeptidase, producing MPRFPPPLTLPAPDAALAWLDEQVTTQLTTGREIIEALKADPPAKPLDVLHRWNQAQLALGTVASWGSLFSEVHPDEDVRNRADEATQDVQRAYTEITLDAELFAVFSQLDPTSLDDAAARLLEHTLRDFRRSGVDRGEATRERVRQVRERLVEVGQEFGKTIRDDVRSIRLTPERLAGLPQDWIDAHPPDADGLVTVTTDYPDAIPLRTFCADTQARRDLTMATLTVGWPDNDARLRELFALRAELACLLGYPDWPSYDAEVKMIRHGEAIPAFIDEVAEAAAESAERDRQVLLDRLRRDRPEATTIDGADLFFYAEAVRREQFDVDAQQVRRYFDVTRVRQGLLDVTGRLFGLTYTPATDAVVWHEEVTAFDVHRAGTNSTNGTNGTDGERIGRIYLDLHPREGKFKHAAQFDLVRGVSGDHAGTDPLLPEGVLVCNFARGLMEHDEVVTLFHEFGHLLHHVLAGHGPWVDFSGVATEWDFVEAPSQLLEEWAWDPEVLATFAIDAGGEPIPADLVARMRRAEDFGKGYHARTQMFYAAMSYWFHVEQPDDLTARTRELQSRYSVFPYLEGTHMPCSFGHLDGYSSAYYTYMWSLVIAKDLFSAFDRATLFDPDVAARYRDRVLVPGGSRDAADLVADFLGRPYSVTAFRLWLAE from the coding sequence TTGCCCCGATTCCCCCCACCCCTCACCCTGCCGGCGCCGGATGCCGCCCTGGCCTGGCTCGACGAGCAGGTCACCACTCAGCTGACGACGGGGCGCGAGATCATCGAGGCCCTGAAGGCCGACCCACCGGCGAAGCCACTCGACGTGCTGCACCGGTGGAACCAGGCCCAGCTCGCGCTGGGCACGGTGGCCTCGTGGGGGTCGCTGTTCAGCGAGGTCCACCCGGACGAGGACGTGCGCAATCGGGCCGACGAGGCCACCCAGGACGTGCAACGCGCCTACACCGAGATCACTCTGGACGCCGAGCTGTTCGCCGTCTTCTCGCAGCTCGATCCCACCTCGCTGGACGACGCCGCGGCCCGGTTGCTCGAGCACACGCTGCGCGACTTCCGGCGCAGCGGCGTCGATCGGGGCGAGGCGACCCGGGAACGCGTGCGTCAGGTGCGCGAACGGCTCGTCGAGGTCGGCCAGGAGTTCGGCAAGACGATCCGGGACGACGTCCGCAGCATTCGTCTGACCCCCGAACGACTGGCCGGGCTGCCGCAGGACTGGATCGACGCGCACCCCCCGGACGCCGACGGCCTGGTCACCGTGACCACCGACTACCCCGACGCGATCCCGTTGCGCACCTTCTGCGCCGACACCCAGGCCCGCCGCGACCTGACCATGGCCACGCTCACCGTGGGCTGGCCCGACAACGACGCCCGGCTGCGCGAATTGTTCGCCCTACGCGCCGAGCTGGCCTGTCTGCTGGGCTACCCGGACTGGCCCAGCTACGACGCCGAGGTCAAGATGATCCGCCACGGCGAGGCGATCCCGGCGTTCATCGACGAGGTGGCAGAAGCCGCCGCTGAGTCCGCCGAGCGCGATCGGCAGGTGCTGCTCGACCGGTTGCGCCGTGACCGGCCCGAGGCCACCACCATCGATGGCGCCGACCTGTTCTTCTACGCCGAGGCCGTCCGCCGCGAGCAGTTCGACGTCGACGCGCAACAGGTGCGCCGCTACTTCGACGTCACCCGGGTGCGCCAGGGGCTGCTCGACGTCACCGGGCGGCTGTTCGGGCTGACCTACACGCCCGCCACCGATGCCGTGGTCTGGCACGAGGAGGTCACCGCGTTCGACGTGCATCGGGCCGGCACGAATAGCACGAATGGCACGAATGGCACGGACGGCGAGCGCATCGGACGGATCTACCTCGACCTGCACCCGCGCGAGGGCAAGTTCAAGCACGCCGCCCAGTTCGACCTGGTCAGAGGAGTCTCCGGCGATCATGCCGGCACCGACCCCCTGCTGCCCGAAGGGGTTCTGGTCTGCAACTTCGCCCGGGGGTTGATGGAGCACGACGAGGTCGTGACGTTGTTCCACGAATTCGGCCACCTGCTGCACCACGTGCTCGCCGGGCACGGCCCGTGGGTGGACTTCTCGGGGGTGGCCACCGAGTGGGACTTCGTCGAGGCCCCCAGCCAGCTGCTGGAGGAGTGGGCCTGGGACCCCGAGGTGCTGGCCACGTTCGCCATCGACGCCGGCGGCGAGCCGATCCCGGCCGACCTCGTGGCCCGTATGCGCCGGGCCGAGGACTTCGGCAAGGGGTATCACGCGCGCACCCAGATGTTCTATGCCGCGATGTCGTACTGGTTCCACGTCGAGCAGCCCGACGACCTGACCGCGCGCACCCGTGAGTTGCAGAGCCGGTACTCGGTGTTCCCCTACCTCGAGGGCACCCACATGCCCTGCTCGTTCGGGCACCTCGACGGCTACAGCTCGGCGTACTACACGTACATGTGGTCGCTGGTGATCGCCAAGGACCTGTTCAGCGCCTTCGACCGGGCCACCCTGTTCGACCCGGACGTCGCGGCACGCTACCGCGACCGGGTCCTGGTACCGGGTGGGTCGCGGGACGCCGCCGACCTGGTCGCCGACTTCCTCGGCCGGCCCTACTCGGTCACGGCGTTCCGGCTGTGGCTGGCCGAGTAA
- a CDS encoding rhomboid family intramembrane serine protease encodes MAVTSASRRSGVIAVAVVTAAMWVSEAIDTVLGGALDRFGIVPREISGLDGIAFAPFLHAGFGHLMANTVPFVVLGVTIALAGLARLVAVSAIVVVAGGLGTWLTGAPSTVHIGASGVVFGFAAYLIARGVFARLPMEVAVSAVVLVLWGGAVFNGVLPQEGISWQGHLFGAVAGVLAAWLLHRRAGRAARRPGLVGRGRS; translated from the coding sequence ATGGCCGTCACCTCCGCATCCCGGCGATCCGGCGTGATCGCCGTGGCGGTGGTCACTGCTGCGATGTGGGTGAGCGAGGCGATCGACACCGTGCTCGGTGGCGCGCTCGACCGGTTCGGCATCGTGCCGCGGGAGATCTCGGGGCTGGACGGCATCGCCTTCGCCCCGTTCCTGCACGCCGGGTTCGGCCACCTGATGGCCAACACGGTTCCCTTCGTCGTGCTCGGCGTGACGATCGCACTCGCCGGTTTGGCCCGGCTGGTGGCCGTCAGCGCGATCGTCGTCGTGGCCGGCGGGCTGGGCACCTGGCTGACCGGCGCGCCGTCCACGGTGCACATCGGGGCGAGCGGCGTGGTGTTCGGGTTCGCCGCCTACCTGATCGCTCGCGGGGTGTTCGCCCGGCTGCCCATGGAGGTCGCCGTCAGCGCGGTGGTGCTGGTGCTCTGGGGTGGGGCGGTGTTCAACGGGGTGCTGCCCCAGGAGGGGATCTCCTGGCAGGGGCACCTGTTCGGTGCCGTCGCCGGGGTCCTGGCGGCGTGGCTGCTGCACCGGCGCGCGGGGCGGGCGGCTCGCCGTCCGGGTCTGGTCGGCCGGGGACGATCCTGA
- the purL gene encoding phosphoribosylformylglycinamidine synthase — protein MQHVLTSFEGGTALSPFRAAALLDRLRDVAPSVSGLSARFVHWVSTDAAPDDAALGRLARLLDYGDPFEGDSVESGAAGSTIVVGPRLGTISPWASKATDIAHNCGFAVHRIERVTEYHLALDGGELTAEQWTACAAVLHDRMTETALDSRQGAAALFAERDAEPMEHVDVLGAGRTALEKANLAFGLALSEDEIDYLVEAFTKLRRNPTDVELMMFAQANSEHCRHKIFNADFVVDGVPQPRSLFAMIRHTEQVAGQGTIVAYKDNASIMQGHRVQRWLPETPDGPGRYAGRQVDTHVLMKVETHNHPTAISPFPGAATGAGGEIRDEGATGRGSAPKAGLTGFAVSNLNLPGTDEPWERETYGAPAHIASPLQIMLEAPIGAAAFNNEFGRPGLGGFFRVYEQSVDGVRRGYHKPIMSAGGLGTIDADQTDKIAFPPGTLLIQLGGPGMRIGMGGGAASSMAAGVNAADLDFDSVQRGNPEIQRRAQEVITHCWSLGADNPILSVHDVGAGGLSNAFPELVDGAGLGARFDLDAVPLEESGLAPKEIWCNESQERYVVAIDPISLDLFARLCERERCPYAVVGVATAQPHLVVTPNTERNVTSRSLDERDVTLRSGGTSVSDAATPAAADIPIDMPMNVLLGKPPKMTREVARIARAAGDFDAEGLDLREAAYAVLRHPSVASKRFLITIGDRTVGGLSHRDQLVGPWQVPVADVAVTLADYTGFAGEAMATGERMPIAAVDAPASGRMAVGEAITNLLAAPIELAGVKLSCNWMAACGEPGEDAALYDTVQAVAMELCPALGISVPVGKDSLSMRTRWSEAASGEVKQVTSPVSLVVSAFAALDDVRGTLTPQVHGTDARPTELMLIELSDRPARLGGSILAQVSGQFGGSTPDLDDAARLVVLVDTVNRLRRKGMVLAYHDRSDGGLWATLCEMAFAGNRGLDIWGGGWARLFAEELGVVLEIAADTRDEVVEVLNQTGLIHNTVHVATVRSERRIRVLEQGEDGARTLLDESLHDLAQAWDEVSWRISRLRDNPICADEEHAAVGADDDPGLVVVPSFDPDDDIAARFGANLARGVRPTVAILREQGVNSHVETALAFDVAGFDTYDVHMTDLQSGRFDLKDAVGLVACGGFSYGDTLGAGEGWARSVLFNPALSEMFSTFFHRGDTFGLGICNGCQMFAALADLIPGAQAWPRFTRNVSEQYEARLTLVEILDSPSLFTAGMAGSLIPIAVAHGEGFANFAARGDAGAVQKVARFADHRGGPATRYPFNPNGSPEGLTAVTTTDGRFTAMMPHPERVARNAQFSWTDKPPTADSPWLRMFRNARTWIA, from the coding sequence ATGCAGCATGTGCTGACCAGCTTCGAGGGCGGCACCGCCCTCTCCCCGTTCCGGGCCGCGGCCCTGCTCGATCGGCTGCGGGACGTCGCGCCGTCCGTGAGCGGGTTGTCGGCGCGCTTCGTGCACTGGGTCTCGACCGACGCCGCCCCGGACGACGCCGCGCTCGGCCGGCTGGCCCGGCTGCTCGACTACGGCGATCCGTTCGAGGGCGACTCCGTCGAGAGTGGGGCCGCCGGCAGCACGATCGTGGTGGGGCCGCGGTTGGGCACCATCTCGCCGTGGGCGTCCAAGGCCACCGACATCGCGCACAACTGCGGCTTCGCCGTGCACCGGATCGAGCGGGTCACCGAGTACCACCTCGCGTTGGACGGCGGCGAGCTCACTGCCGAGCAGTGGACGGCGTGCGCCGCCGTGCTGCACGACCGCATGACCGAGACCGCGCTCGACTCGCGCCAGGGCGCCGCCGCGCTGTTCGCCGAGCGGGACGCCGAGCCGATGGAGCACGTCGACGTGCTGGGAGCCGGCCGCACCGCCCTCGAGAAGGCAAACCTCGCGTTCGGGCTGGCGCTGTCGGAGGACGAGATCGACTACCTGGTCGAGGCGTTCACCAAGCTGCGGCGCAACCCGACCGACGTCGAGTTGATGATGTTCGCCCAGGCGAACTCCGAGCACTGCCGGCACAAGATCTTCAATGCCGACTTCGTGGTGGACGGCGTGCCGCAGCCCCGATCGCTGTTCGCCATGATCCGGCACACCGAACAGGTGGCCGGGCAGGGCACGATCGTGGCCTACAAGGACAACGCCTCGATCATGCAGGGGCACCGGGTGCAGCGATGGTTGCCCGAAACCCCCGACGGCCCAGGGCGTTACGCCGGCCGCCAGGTCGACACCCATGTGTTGATGAAGGTCGAGACGCACAATCACCCGACCGCGATCTCACCGTTCCCGGGGGCGGCGACCGGGGCCGGCGGCGAGATCCGCGACGAGGGTGCCACCGGGCGGGGGTCGGCGCCGAAGGCGGGCCTGACCGGGTTCGCGGTCTCGAACCTGAACCTGCCAGGCACCGACGAGCCCTGGGAGCGCGAGACCTACGGCGCGCCAGCACATATCGCCTCACCGTTGCAGATCATGCTCGAGGCGCCGATCGGTGCCGCCGCGTTCAACAACGAGTTCGGCCGCCCCGGGCTGGGCGGGTTCTTCCGGGTCTACGAACAGAGCGTGGACGGCGTCCGCCGCGGCTACCACAAGCCCATCATGAGTGCGGGTGGCCTGGGCACCATCGATGCTGACCAGACCGACAAGATCGCTTTCCCCCCAGGCACTCTGCTGATCCAGCTGGGCGGACCGGGGATGCGGATCGGCATGGGTGGTGGCGCCGCGTCGTCCATGGCCGCGGGGGTCAACGCCGCCGACCTCGACTTCGACTCGGTGCAGCGCGGCAACCCCGAGATCCAGCGGCGGGCGCAGGAGGTCATCACCCACTGTTGGAGCCTCGGCGCGGACAACCCCATCCTGTCGGTGCACGACGTCGGCGCCGGCGGCCTCTCGAACGCCTTCCCCGAACTGGTGGACGGCGCCGGCCTGGGTGCGCGATTCGACCTGGACGCGGTGCCGCTGGAGGAATCGGGCCTGGCGCCCAAGGAGATCTGGTGCAACGAGAGCCAGGAACGCTACGTCGTCGCGATCGACCCCATCTCGCTGGACCTGTTCGCCCGGCTCTGTGAGCGGGAACGCTGCCCGTATGCCGTGGTAGGCGTAGCCACCGCCCAGCCGCACCTGGTGGTCACCCCGAACACCGAGCGCAATGTCACATCGCGCTCGCTAGATGAGCGCGATGTGACATTGCGCTCGGGCGGGACGAGCGTTTCGGACGCCGCAACGCCCGCGGCGGCGGACATCCCGATCGACATGCCGATGAACGTGCTGCTCGGCAAGCCGCCCAAGATGACCCGCGAGGTGGCCCGGATCGCCCGGGCTGCCGGCGATTTCGACGCCGAGGGCCTGGACCTGCGCGAGGCCGCCTACGCCGTGCTGCGGCACCCGAGCGTGGCCAGCAAGCGGTTCCTGATCACCATCGGCGACCGCACCGTCGGCGGGCTCTCGCACCGCGACCAGCTGGTGGGCCCCTGGCAGGTGCCGGTGGCGGACGTCGCGGTGACCCTGGCCGACTACACCGGCTTTGCGGGTGAGGCGATGGCGACGGGCGAGCGGATGCCGATTGCGGCGGTCGATGCGCCGGCCTCGGGTCGGATGGCGGTCGGCGAGGCGATCACCAACCTGCTCGCCGCCCCGATCGAGCTGGCCGGCGTGAAGCTGTCGTGCAACTGGATGGCCGCCTGCGGCGAACCGGGTGAGGACGCCGCGCTCTACGACACCGTGCAGGCCGTCGCGATGGAACTCTGTCCGGCGCTGGGCATCTCGGTGCCGGTCGGCAAGGACTCGCTGTCGATGCGCACCCGCTGGAGCGAGGCGGCATCAGGTGAGGTCAAGCAGGTCACCTCACCGGTCTCGTTGGTGGTCAGTGCCTTTGCCGCCCTGGATGACGTGCGCGGCACGCTCACCCCGCAGGTGCACGGCACCGACGCGCGGCCAACCGAGCTGATGCTGATCGAACTCAGCGATCGGCCGGCACGTCTGGGTGGCTCCATCCTGGCCCAGGTTTCGGGGCAGTTCGGGGGGTCGACCCCTGACCTCGACGATGCGGCGAGGCTGGTGGTGCTCGTCGACACGGTGAACCGGTTGCGGCGCAAGGGAATGGTCCTCGCCTACCACGACCGCTCCGACGGTGGGCTGTGGGCCACGCTGTGTGAGATGGCCTTTGCCGGCAATCGCGGACTGGACATCTGGGGCGGCGGCTGGGCACGGCTGTTCGCTGAGGAACTCGGTGTCGTGCTGGAGATCGCGGCAGATACCCGGGACGAGGTTGTCGAGGTCCTCAACCAGACCGGCCTGATCCACAACACCGTGCACGTGGCCACCGTGCGCAGTGAGCGGCGCATCCGGGTGCTCGAGCAGGGTGAGGATGGCGCGAGGACGCTGCTGGACGAGTCGCTGCACGACCTGGCCCAGGCCTGGGACGAGGTGTCCTGGCGGATCAGCCGATTGCGCGACAACCCCATCTGCGCCGACGAGGAACACGCCGCGGTCGGTGCGGACGACGACCCCGGGCTGGTCGTCGTCCCGAGCTTCGACCCGGACGACGACATCGCGGCACGATTCGGTGCGAACCTCGCGCGGGGCGTCCGGCCGACGGTGGCGATCCTGCGCGAGCAGGGCGTGAACTCCCACGTGGAGACCGCGTTGGCGTTCGACGTGGCCGGGTTCGACACCTACGACGTGCACATGACCGACCTGCAGTCGGGCCGGTTCGACCTGAAGGACGCCGTCGGCCTGGTGGCCTGCGGTGGCTTCTCCTACGGCGACACCCTCGGCGCCGGGGAGGGCTGGGCCCGGTCGGTGCTGTTCAATCCCGCGCTCAGCGAGATGTTCTCGACGTTCTTCCACCGCGGCGACACCTTCGGGCTGGGCATCTGCAACGGCTGCCAGATGTTCGCCGCGTTGGCCGACCTGATCCCGGGAGCGCAGGCCTGGCCGCGGTTCACCCGCAATGTCTCCGAGCAGTACGAGGCGCGCCTGACGCTGGTCGAGATCCTCGACTCGCCGTCCCTGTTCACCGCAGGCATGGCCGGTTCACTCATCCCGATCGCCGTCGCCCACGGCGAGGGCTTCGCCAACTTCGCCGCCCGAGGCGATGCCGGCGCCGTCCAGAAGGTGGCCCGGTTCGCCGACCACCGCGGTGGACCCGCGACCCGCTACCCCTTCAACCCCAACGGATCCCCCGAGGGCCTCACCGCGGTCACCACGACCGACGGCCGCTTCACCGCCATGATGCCCCACCCCGAACGCGTCGCGAGAAACGCCCAATTCTCCTGGACCGACAAACCCCCGACCGCCGACAGCCCCTGGCTCCGCATGTTCCGCAACGCGAGAACCTGGATCGCCTGA
- a CDS encoding heparinase II/III family protein gives MTMALKRLVRVVLGALLITAFLFAGSPVRAESTSPNATITPGASTPNDAAELLAAVRHLQATEGSARRGAAAGAVPCGLTSMQVVSSISGTGLDTTISLTGDARTFSLKSIPASWWANPPVTSPVWRLYFQGFMWVGYVAHTQDDPVVTTRLVDLALEFIAANPDTGVSARGWDEGTNLRREQQLNCLYSLTQDPRLIPAITMSAAANIDMKRYYGLPNTPPHNHGLMANLALLESGTLLGKPGWRQFAVARLTRDSAGAFTSSGVSIEQASEYWQANSVAWCAVAYLLEAQDTPETTTTATAIRARLVTVTSALAYATTPTGVLVPYGDSNAMANEPTPQRLGVFRDDAAGLITGRWAWSDPSTSFYLIRYGGRRWAHGHEDRGSIVWQTRGVPVLIDPGKFSYDPGAYATFAKSPLAHTTFIPRGGATFVPSAPVAVATARFSGPAHTVVLSDKQYGAAHTRSLVINNTARSLTVADSSAFSKTTQTFQLDSGWVLRARSADRKTARFGHAATGRTLIITSTYPLALYRGSTSPVLGWTFPAYGHRVQTYQVLVYGGASARTVFTVG, from the coding sequence GTGACCATGGCGCTCAAACGGTTGGTTCGAGTCGTTCTCGGGGCATTGCTGATCACCGCGTTTCTGTTTGCGGGCTCGCCGGTTCGGGCCGAATCGACATCTCCGAACGCCACCATCACCCCGGGGGCCTCGACCCCGAACGACGCCGCCGAACTGCTCGCCGCAGTGCGTCACCTGCAAGCCACCGAAGGCTCTGCCCGCCGCGGGGCGGCAGCCGGCGCGGTCCCGTGCGGTCTGACGTCGATGCAGGTGGTGAGCTCGATCTCGGGTACCGGCCTGGACACCACGATCTCGTTGACCGGGGATGCCAGGACCTTCTCCCTGAAGTCCATTCCGGCGTCGTGGTGGGCCAATCCGCCGGTGACCTCACCCGTCTGGCGGCTGTATTTCCAGGGATTCATGTGGGTCGGATATGTCGCCCACACCCAGGACGATCCGGTGGTCACCACACGATTGGTCGACCTCGCTCTCGAATTCATCGCAGCGAATCCCGATACCGGCGTCAGCGCCCGGGGGTGGGACGAGGGGACGAACCTGCGGCGCGAACAGCAACTCAATTGCCTCTACTCCCTGACGCAGGACCCGCGACTCATTCCCGCCATCACCATGTCGGCGGCGGCGAACATCGACATGAAGCGCTACTACGGCCTGCCCAACACCCCGCCCCACAATCACGGATTGATGGCCAACCTGGCGCTGCTCGAGTCCGGGACGCTGCTGGGCAAGCCCGGCTGGCGACAGTTCGCCGTCGCCCGGCTGACCCGTGACTCGGCCGGCGCGTTCACGTCGTCCGGCGTCTCGATCGAGCAGGCCTCGGAGTACTGGCAGGCGAACAGCGTCGCCTGGTGCGCGGTCGCGTATCTGCTCGAGGCGCAGGACACCCCCGAGACGACGACCACCGCCACCGCCATCCGTGCCCGCCTGGTCACCGTGACCTCGGCGCTGGCGTACGCCACCACCCCGACCGGGGTCCTGGTGCCCTATGGGGACTCCAACGCCATGGCGAACGAGCCGACGCCGCAACGCCTCGGTGTGTTCCGGGACGATGCCGCGGGACTCATCACCGGGCGCTGGGCCTGGTCCGACCCGTCCACCTCGTTCTACCTGATCCGCTACGGCGGTCGGCGCTGGGCTCACGGCCACGAGGACCGGGGCAGCATCGTGTGGCAGACCCGCGGCGTCCCGGTGTTGATCGACCCGGGCAAGTTCAGCTACGACCCCGGCGCCTACGCCACGTTCGCCAAGTCACCGTTGGCGCACACCACGTTCATCCCCCGCGGCGGCGCCACCTTCGTCCCGTCGGCTCCCGTGGCCGTCGCGACGGCACGCTTCTCGGGGCCGGCGCACACCGTCGTCCTCAGCGACAAGCAGTACGGCGCCGCGCACACCCGATCGCTGGTCATCAACAACACCGCCCGCAGCCTGACGGTCGCCGACTCCTCGGCGTTCTCCAAGACCACCCAGACCTTTCAGCTCGACTCCGGGTGGGTGCTGCGCGCCCGCAGCGCGGACCGGAAGACGGCCCGCTTCGGCCACGCGGCCACCGGCAGGACGCTGATCATCACATCCACCTACCCGCTGGCCCTGTACCGGGGGTCGACCTCACCGGTGCTCGGCTGGACCTTTCCCGCCTATGGCCACCGGGTGCAGACCTATCAGGTGCTGGTGTACGGCGGGGCCTCGGCCAGGACGGTGTTCACGGTCGGGTGA
- a CDS encoding isoamylase early set domain-containing protein — translation MHKHRLDDGSVLVAFELPAAVAADSVSLVGDFNDWSPAANPLARQDDGYFRTELRLPAGQRARFRYLLDGRRWENDWAADDYVPNGLGADDSVVDLTDVASIEPLVTPTPQPEVLAEIEADAEAEVTEPEVTRRRPWWQLWPFFTRP, via the coding sequence GTGCACAAGCACAGGCTGGACGACGGCAGCGTGCTGGTCGCCTTCGAGTTGCCCGCCGCGGTGGCCGCGGATTCGGTGAGCCTGGTGGGCGATTTCAACGACTGGTCACCGGCAGCGAACCCGCTGGCCCGGCAGGACGACGGCTACTTCCGCACCGAGTTGCGGCTACCGGCCGGGCAGCGGGCCCGGTTCCGCTACCTGCTCGACGGCCGGCGGTGGGAGAACGACTGGGCCGCGGATGACTACGTGCCGAACGGGCTGGGTGCCGACGACTCGGTGGTCGACCTGACCGATGTGGCCTCGATCGAGCCCCTGGTCACTCCGACCCCCCAGCCCGAGGTGCTCGCCGAGATCGAGGCAGACGCCGAGGCCGAGGTGACCGAGCCCGAGGTGACCAGGCGCCGTCCGTGGTGGCAGTTGTGGCCCTTCTTCACCCGACCGTGA
- the ilvA gene encoding threonine ammonia-lyase, biosynthetic: MPRPDDVATDYLKRILTSRVYDVVDETPLDAAPLLSDRLGNTVLLKREDLQPVFSFKIRGAYNKMANLPPDALAKGVIAASAGNHAQGVAMAARRLGCSAVIVMPTTTPEVKIEAVRAGGAEVVLHGESYSDSYAHAVRLMADRGLTFVHPFDDPDVIAGQGTIGMEILRQHAGPLDAVFVAVGGGGLISGVAAYIKALRPDVRIIGVQTDDSDAMAQSVEAGHRVELDNVGLFSDGTAVRLVGEETFRLAATLVDEFVRVDTDAVCAAIKDVFTETRAILEPAGALAVAGVKAYTARHATRGQTYVAVACGANMNFDRLRFVSERAEIGEQREAVFAVSIPEQRGSFRRFLATIGPGRAITEFTYRIADEVAAHVFVGLQVRDRAEASQIANAFDAAGLRALDLTDDELAKLHLRHLVGGRTPLADDERLYRFEFPERPGALVRFLAAMSPDWNISLFHYRNHGSDVGRVLVGMQVPADDRAAFEDFLAQVGYRFTEETDHPAYHLFLR, translated from the coding sequence CTGCCCCGGCCGGACGACGTCGCCACCGACTACCTCAAACGCATCCTGACCTCGCGGGTCTACGACGTCGTCGACGAGACCCCGCTGGACGCCGCGCCGCTGCTCAGCGACCGCCTCGGCAACACCGTGCTGCTCAAGCGCGAGGATCTGCAGCCGGTGTTCTCGTTCAAGATTCGCGGCGCCTACAACAAGATGGCGAACCTGCCCCCGGACGCCCTGGCCAAGGGCGTGATCGCGGCCAGCGCGGGTAACCACGCCCAGGGCGTCGCGATGGCCGCTCGTCGCCTCGGCTGCAGCGCGGTGATCGTCATGCCGACCACCACCCCCGAGGTGAAGATCGAGGCGGTGCGCGCCGGCGGCGCCGAGGTGGTGCTGCACGGTGAGTCCTACAGCGACAGCTACGCGCACGCCGTCCGGCTGATGGCCGACCGCGGCCTGACCTTCGTGCACCCGTTCGACGACCCGGACGTGATCGCCGGCCAGGGCACCATCGGCATGGAGATCCTGCGTCAGCACGCCGGCCCGCTCGATGCCGTCTTCGTCGCGGTCGGCGGCGGCGGTCTGATCAGCGGGGTCGCGGCCTACATCAAGGCGTTACGGCCCGACGTCCGGATCATCGGGGTGCAGACCGACGACTCCGATGCCATGGCGCAATCGGTCGAGGCGGGCCATCGCGTCGAGCTCGACAACGTCGGGCTGTTCAGCGACGGCACCGCCGTCCGGCTGGTCGGCGAGGAGACCTTCCGGCTGGCCGCCACGCTGGTCGACGAGTTCGTGCGGGTCGACACCGACGCCGTCTGCGCGGCCATCAAGGACGTCTTCACCGAGACCCGGGCCATCCTGGAACCCGCTGGGGCACTGGCGGTTGCGGGCGTCAAGGCGTACACGGCGCGGCACGCAACCCGGGGGCAGACCTACGTGGCGGTGGCCTGCGGCGCCAACATGAACTTCGACCGGCTGCGCTTCGTCAGCGAACGCGCCGAGATCGGCGAGCAGCGCGAGGCCGTGTTCGCGGTGAGCATCCCCGAGCAGCGCGGCAGCTTCCGGCGGTTCCTGGCCACCATCGGCCCGGGCCGGGCGATCACCGAGTTCACCTACCGGATCGCCGACGAGGTCGCTGCCCACGTCTTCGTCGGGCTGCAGGTGCGCGACCGCGCCGAGGCCAGCCAGATCGCGAACGCCTTCGACGCCGCCGGGTTACGCGCGCTGGACCTGACCGATGACGAGCTCGCCAAACTGCACCTGCGCCACCTGGTCGGCGGCCGCACCCCGCTGGCCGACGACGAACGCCTCTACCGGTTCGAGTTCCCCGAGCGCCCGGGCGCGCTGGTCCGGTTTCTGGCGGCGATGTCGCCGGACTGGAACATCTCGCTGTTCCACTACCGCAACCACGGCAGCGACGTCGGCCGGGTGCTGGTCGGCATGCAGGTGCCGGCCGACGACCGCGCGGCCTTCGAGGACTTCCTGGCCCAGGTGGGCTACCGGTTCACCGAGGAGACCGACCACCCCGCGTACCACCTGTTCCTGCGCTGA
- a CDS encoding antibiotic biosynthesis monooxygenase: MVVEQVELVVSGGQEAAFEAALCEVRQRVFASPGFRGFAVAQGLQDHPATYLVQVRWQTPEELAAHMDTRSVRCWAPVEPYLAGTPRVTHYLERPSLDLNGPGVITDLAWLTS, from the coding sequence ATGGTGGTGGAGCAGGTGGAGCTCGTCGTGTCCGGCGGGCAGGAGGCCGCCTTCGAGGCGGCCCTGTGTGAGGTGCGGCAGCGGGTCTTCGCCTCGCCCGGCTTCCGCGGATTCGCGGTGGCCCAGGGCCTGCAGGATCACCCCGCCACCTACCTGGTCCAGGTGCGCTGGCAGACGCCGGAGGAACTGGCCGCCCACATGGACACCCGGTCCGTGCGCTGCTGGGCCCCGGTCGAGCCCTACCTTGCCGGGACGCCCCGGGTGACCCACTACCTCGAGCGTCCGAGCCTGGACCTGAACGGCCCAGGCGTGATCACGGACCTGGCCTGGCTCACCTCGTGA